One window of the Candidatus Woesearchaeota archaeon genome contains the following:
- a CDS encoding minichromosome maintenance protein MCM, translated as MDATEQVNRLKEFVEKEYFDKLVSNAQAGKYFIHIDFKVLSLFDPDLADIMLEQPEEVVRAAEIAIQSFDLPGEKKNFKVRIDNLPKNQTIMIRNIRSNHIGKLLFMEGVVRQKSDVRPQVTSAKFECPSCGNVISVLQLDSKFKEPTKCGCGRKGKFRLLSKELVDAQGIVLEEAPENLEGGEQPKRINVFLQEDLVSPITEKKTNPGSKVRVVGMVKEVPIILKTGGQSTRFDLFVDANNIVGVEEDYFDIEISPAEEREILELGADPMLYQRLVRSMAPSIYGHEKVKEALLLQLAGGVQKKRSDGMVTRGDMHVLLVGDPGSGKSQLLKRVNMIAPKGRYVSGKGVSGAGLTAAVVRDEFLKGWALEAGALVLASNGICCIDEMDKMGTDDRAAMHEALEQQTISISKANIQATLIARTTVLAAANPKFGRFDPYEVLANQIDLPPTLINRFDLIFPIKDLPDRDKDQRVADHILTLHKNPEMDEPEVPSRLLKKYIAYARRNIHPALTDDALEEIKEYYLSMRSKGYTEESGSRSIPISARQLEALVRLAEAAARIRLSNVVEIADAKKAVELLHYCLAEIGVDPETGKIDIDRITTGVPATERVKISNIKEIITELEGRFGKVIPIEEIVKEAQAAGIKEDKVEETIEKLKRSGDIFEPRRGHISRM; from the coding sequence TGACCCGGATCTTGCGGACATAATGCTGGAGCAGCCTGAAGAAGTTGTCAGGGCTGCTGAAATTGCAATCCAGAGCTTTGACTTGCCTGGCGAGAAAAAAAATTTCAAGGTCAGGATTGACAACCTGCCAAAAAACCAGACAATAATGATAAGGAACATCAGGAGCAACCACATCGGCAAGCTTCTTTTCATGGAGGGTGTTGTAAGGCAAAAATCTGATGTGAGGCCGCAGGTCACAAGCGCAAAATTCGAATGCCCTAGCTGCGGCAATGTTATTTCAGTCCTCCAGCTTGACTCCAAATTCAAGGAGCCGACAAAATGCGGATGCGGGAGAAAGGGAAAATTCCGCCTGCTCAGCAAGGAACTGGTTGATGCGCAGGGCATTGTGCTTGAGGAAGCCCCTGAAAACCTGGAAGGAGGCGAGCAGCCAAAGAGAATCAATGTTTTTCTCCAGGAAGACCTTGTCAGCCCGATAACTGAGAAAAAAACAAACCCCGGAAGCAAGGTTAGGGTTGTTGGCATGGTAAAGGAAGTGCCGATTATTCTCAAGACAGGCGGCCAGTCTACACGGTTTGACCTTTTTGTGGATGCAAACAATATTGTGGGGGTTGAAGAGGATTATTTTGACATTGAGATTTCACCGGCCGAGGAAAGGGAGATATTGGAGCTGGGAGCAGACCCAATGCTTTACCAAAGGCTTGTGCGGTCAATGGCGCCGTCAATTTACGGCCACGAAAAAGTCAAGGAGGCATTGCTTCTGCAGCTTGCGGGCGGCGTTCAGAAAAAAAGAAGCGATGGCATGGTCACAAGGGGAGACATGCATGTCTTGCTTGTCGGTGACCCGGGAAGCGGTAAGTCACAGCTCCTGAAAAGGGTCAATATGATAGCCCCTAAAGGAAGGTATGTCAGCGGAAAAGGTGTGAGCGGCGCTGGATTGACAGCAGCTGTTGTCCGGGACGAATTCCTGAAAGGCTGGGCCCTTGAGGCTGGCGCGCTGGTTCTTGCCTCGAATGGAATCTGCTGCATTGATGAGATGGACAAGATGGGCACAGATGACAGGGCTGCAATGCACGAAGCATTGGAGCAGCAGACAATAAGCATCAGCAAGGCAAATATCCAGGCAACATTGATAGCCAGGACAACTGTGCTTGCAGCAGCCAACCCAAAATTTGGCAGGTTTGACCCTTATGAAGTCCTGGCAAACCAGATTGACCTGCCACCTACGCTTATCAACAGGTTTGACCTTATCTTTCCAATAAAAGACTTGCCTGACCGTGACAAGGACCAGAGGGTTGCTGACCATATACTCACCTTGCATAAGAATCCTGAAATGGACGAGCCTGAAGTGCCGTCAAGGCTTCTGAAAAAATACATTGCCTATGCGCGAAGGAACATCCATCCTGCACTGACTGATGATGCCCTCGAGGAAATCAAGGAATATTACCTGAGCATGAGAAGCAAGGGCTATACAGAGGAATCAGGCTCAAGAAGCATCCCGATTTCTGCAAGGCAGCTTGAAGCCCTCGTAAGGCTTGCCGAGGCAGCAGCCCGAATCAGGCTCTCAAATGTTGTTGAGATTGCTGACGCTAAAAAAGCAGTTGAACTGCTGCATTACTGCCTGGCCGAGATTGGCGTTGACCCTGAGACAGGAAAAATAGACATAGACAGGATAACAACCGGCGTCCCGGCAACAGAAAGGGTCAAGATATCCAACATTAAGGAAATCATCACAGAGCTTGAGGGGAGGTTTGGAAAAGTTATCCCAATTGAGGAGATTGTAAAGGAAGCCCAGGCAGCAGGAATCAAGGAAGACAAGGTCGAAGAGACAATTGAAAAGCTGAAGCGCAGCGGCGATATTTTTGAGCCAAGGCGCGGACATATCAGCAGGATGTAG